In Aegilops tauschii subsp. strangulata cultivar AL8/78 chromosome 3, Aet v6.0, whole genome shotgun sequence, one genomic interval encodes:
- the LOC109780345 gene encoding zinc finger A20 and AN1 domain-containing stress-associated protein 2 gives MEQGSKNPDDPGQLPLPCASGCGFFGSPDTGGLCSKCFRDSLRRAEALAQLELQAAAATSKEVEEEGARRAKARGRCASCGRKVGLMGFECRCGGVFCGEHRYSDRHDCCYDYRGAGRDAISQANPVVRADKVDKF, from the coding sequence ATGGAGCAGGGGAGCAAGAATCCGGACGACCCCGGTCAGCTCCCGCTCCCCTGCGCCAGCGGCTGCGGCTTCTTCGGCTCCCCGGACACCGGCGGCCTCTGCTCCAAGTGCTTCCGCGACAGCCTCCGCCGCGCCGAGGCCCTGGCCCAGCTGGAGCtccaagcggcggcggcgacgtccaaggaggtggaggaggagggggcgaggAGGGCAAAGGCAAGGGGCAGGTGCGCGTCGTGCGGGAGGAAGGTGGGCCTGATGGGGTTCGAGTGCCGGTGCGGCGGCGTGTTCTGCGGCGAGCACCGCTACTCGGACCGGCACGACTGCTGCTACGACTACAGGGGCGCCGGCCGCGACGCCATCTCCCAGGCCAACCCCGTCGTCAGGGCTGACAAGGTCGACAAGTTCTGA